Proteins encoded in a region of the Cygnus olor isolate bCygOlo1 chromosome 4, bCygOlo1.pri.v2, whole genome shotgun sequence genome:
- the LRRC66 gene encoding leucine-rich repeat-containing protein 66 produces the protein MDNLHLSVVAVVLYFHIPGSVGTKSQQLLNAHRHSDCWWDGKFSVNCSFTGLSAIPEDISRTAITADLSYNNITTLLCANGRNEDWMLKHLNLSNNLISELSITAFRNLPALETLNLNGNSINTLTLDIPTAAHASETYGKVHHFLPALKVLSAERNYLDAVPRGLGLLQSLQSVRLSFNGILRIDLHDFQNCSQLKTIYLQNNKITTIHPDAFQGLNYLQVVDLRENALTTVLPQIIIHLNIFQLEVDLSSNSWIFNCRLNAFKHLIPFLSDSMRRKLNTSHSKSANNSQKPVLYLSSFHLNCSEGISFKTAAIPAGQTSVLCCDTDNTGGNGVSWWTPKGRISEESSLPHMTLDKRSSLVIHNAEKTAEGLYMCIFNTTKKKYLIYNVQVKERVSTSLVRKTRDTNPVFRQERTKQDFTLAICLSVFITFFCAFCLGVFARPYLVRLWMCMRRNKSTGSEHTYSNEAFSDETLSRERYARKPPNRQQNPSAIYENSSKRARTVPTDTDHLYAYIIDSMLHTPNAEEYPNQNSKKINMKKDPVFSDIKANSSNSKYINFGQPSARTDNKNDKEITPRNLISNDTSLWEHSQHANYEGLEKSRLPPIPSRTNADIYSIHIDSSDSDLSYARETGIPLPRGQSHTSAQDSRNSKVRNNAEQLQSEITEPAPNSPERKGIVSHNEPLSTAKFMPRKQRCDEELGLNGNINITSDVGDFILSRNCMRDTKTENLSDYRKIENSPHAQYNHTIEGTNERGHLADFFGDSSSDEGTAFTMSDGSSLEDFELEQPGASSSLPAPQPSLEKAATDNGSVYCSALPEHPNIAAELQHAGKNEDKHNVNLENTTDGVRYYQLLHHYHGSDTIKPEAASPDTDKHSDRVNMSDSDSIGSSQKVSETFDYFTNEESTVQNSILDSPRKHDTDFSNTLLSLKPFPVYARDTENTPGDVDLQLQFPIGPKHFLRSSPTERKEHAPEVTTEELTDGSSSESDRDEGDVTLRQNSSTSENNYFTSTPVDIGSNETVKKAAVLRASISSNESPLQSPMEDKTEKPFKFITEKEDSLPQGEHVNTTKTWEDKMQRSFNEEEDDEHIELQDSTNCSSPEEMQPRSVLTGLVHIESSGKTEPVFNTGKYFQLDPSEENPYSLSVPSSFFNRSLQHSSFPQKSTGDRNSRNTDSNEEDGTTLTGLKNNYTTAVSLPHSSEKLIPKPQTTQGQFFAKKKRAFDGFAVMLQSRTECSSSDTEV, from the exons AACATCTGAATCTCAGTAACAACCTGATTTCTGAACTCTCCATAACTGCTTTTAGAAATTTACCCGCTTTAGAAACTCTAAACCTCAACGGTAATTCCATCAACACCCTCACGCTAGACATACCTACAGCTGCACATGCATCTGAAACGTATGGAAAAGTCCATCACTTCCTGCCTGCTTTGAAAGTATTGTCGGCTGAAAGAAATTATCTCGATGCAGTTCCAAGAG GGCTAGGACTGCTGCAATCCTTACAGTCTGTCCGTCTGTCGTTCAATGGCATACTACGGATTGACCTGCATGACTTTCAGAACTGTTCACAGCTGAAAACCATCTACCTACAAAACAACAAGATAACTACAATTCATCCAGATGCCTTCCAGGGTCTCAACTACTTACAG GTCGTGGATCTCCGTGAAAATGCTTTGACAACCGTCCTACCACAGATAATAATCCACTTGAACATCTTTCAACTTGAAGTGGATTTGTCAAGTAATTCCTGGATATTTAACTGCAGACTGAATGCTTTCaaacatttaattccttttctttctgactcCATGAGGAGAAAATTGAATACTTCACACAGTAAATCTGCCAACAACTCACAGAAACCTGTACTGTACCTTTCCAGTTTCCATTTGAACTGCAGTGAGGGCATTTCGTTCAAGACGGCTGCAATCCCAGCAGGGCAGACGTCAGTGCTATGCTGTGACACAGACAACACAGGGG gcaATGGAGTCTCTTGGTGGACACCTAAAGGCAGGATTTCAGAGGAAAGTAGTCTTCCTCACATGACACTGGATAAAAGGAGCAGTTTAGTAATACACAATGCCGAAAAAACTGCTGAAGgattatatatgtgtatttttaatacaacaaagaagaaataccTCATCTACAATGTACAGGTGAAAGAACGGGTTTCAACGTCTTTGGTTAGAAAAACCCGGGACACTAACCCTGTTTTTAgacaagaaagaacaaagcaagaCTTTACCCTGGCCATCTGCCTCTCCGTGTTCATTAcgtttttttgtgctttttgccTGGGTGTTTTTGCTAGACCCTACCTTGTGCGCCTGTGGATGTGCATGCGCAGAAACAAAAGTACAGGTTCAGAACATACTTATTCCAATGAAGCTTTTTCAGATGAAACCCTGAGCAGAGAGCGCTATGCACGCAAACCCCCAAACAGGCAGCAAAACCCGTCTGCTATTTATGAGAATTCTTCAAAACGCGCACGCACTGTTCCTACAGACACTGATCATTTGTATGCGTATATTATTGACAGCATGCTGCACACACCGAATGCTGAAGAGTacccaaaccaaaacagtaAGAAGATTAACATGAAGAAAGACCCAGTGTTTTCAGACATCAAAGCTAATTCCAGCAATTCCAAATACATAAACTTCGGACAACCTTCTGCAAGGACAGATAACAAAAACGACAAGGAAATAACACCAAGGAACTTAATAAGCAATGACACTTCATTATGGGAACACTCACAGCATGCAAATTATGAAGGTTTAGAGAAGAGCAGGCTCCCTCCCATACCCAGCAGAACGAATGCCGACATTTACTCGATTCACATCGACTCTTCAGATTCAGATTTATCCTACGCAAGAGAAACTGGCATTCCACTTCCCAGAGGACAATCCCACACAAGTGCACAGGATTCTAGGAACAGCAAGGTGAGAAACAACGCTGAGCAGCTGCAGTCTGAAATTACAGAGCCCGCACCAAACTctcctgaaagaaaaggtaTCGTTTCACATAATGAACCCCTAAGCACAGCAAAATTTATGCCCAGAAAGCAAAGATGTGATGAAGAACTTGGTCTAAATGGCAATATAAATATAACCAGTGATGTAGGAGACTTTATTTTATCTAGGAACTGTATGAGAGATACAAAGACTGAGAATTTAAGTGACTACCGAAAAATAGAAAACTCTCCTCATGCACAGTACAACCATACGATAGAAGGTACTAATGAACGAGGTCATTTAGCAGATTTCTTCGGTGACAGTTCCTCAGATGAAGGGACTGCATTCACAATGAGCGATGGGAGCTCCTTAGAAGATTTTGAACTGGAACAACCTGGTGCTAGCAGCAGCCTGCCGGCCCCTCAGCCGTCACTAGAGAAAGCTGCTACAGACAATGGAAGCGTTTATTGCTCAGCACTGCCAGAGCATCCAAACATCGCTGCTGAGCTTCAgcatgctggaaaaaatgaagacaagcACAATGTAAATCTTGAAAACACTACTGATGGGGTCAGATACTATCAACTACTACATCACTACCATGGGTCAGATACTATCAAGCCTGAAGCAGCATCACCTGACACTGATAAACACAGCGATCGTGTAAACATGTCAGATTCAGACTCAATTGGTTCGAGTCaaaaagtttctgaaacatTTGACTATTTTACCAATGAAGAGTCAACAGTACAAAACTCTATTTTAGATTCTCCCCGCAAACATGATACAGACTTTAGTAACACGTTACTTTCATTAAAACCTTTTCCCGTGTATGCAAGAGATACAGAAAATACTCCTGGGGATGTTGACTTGCAGCTGCAGTTTCCCATTGGACCAAAGCATTTCCTCAGATCCAGTCCCACTGAACGGAAAGAGCATGCTCCAGAGGTAACCACAGAAGAGCTCACGGATGGGAGTTCCTCCGAAAGTGATCGTGATGAAGGGGACGTTACATTAAGACAAAACAGCAGTACATCTGAGAACAATTATTTTACTTCTACTCCCGTTGATATTGGTTCGAATGAAACTgttaaaaaagcagcagtactGCGTGCCAGCATAAGCAGCAATGAATCACCTCTTCAATCCCCGATGGAAGACAAAACCGAAAAGCCTTTTAAGTTTATCACTGAGAAAGAAGACTCGTTACCACAGGGTGAGCATGTGAACACAACTAAGACTTGGGaagataaaatgcaaagaagTTTTAATGAAGAAGAAGATGACGAACACATAGAATTACAGGATAGCACCAACTGTAGCTCTCCTGAAGAAATGCAGCCTCGCAGTGTTTTGACAGGTTTGGTGCATATTGAATCTTCTGGGAAAACAGAGCCAGTCTTCAACACAGGAAAGTATTTCCAGTTGGATCCGAGTGAAGAGAATCCGTATTCCTTATCAGTCCCATCCAGTTTCTTTAACAGAAGCCTACAACACAGCTCATTCCCACAGAAGAGTACAGGAGATAGAAACTCCAGAAACACTGATTCCAATGAGGAGGATGGCACTACTTTGACAGGACTGAAGAACAATTATACAACAGCTGTCAGCCTCCCACATTCAAGTGAAAAACTCATTCCAAAACCTCAGACCACACAGGGCCAGTTTTTTGctaagaagaaaagagcatttgATGGATTTGCAGTCATGttgcaaagcagaacagagtGCAGTAGTTCAGACACAGAAGTGTGA